The Polyangium aurulentum genomic interval CCTGCAGCGGCACCTCCATGAGCGCGCGAATGAGGGCGCGGGCGTCGTCGTCGGGCGGCTCGAGGATGGCGTGGGTCAGGCGAATCAGCCGCAAGCCCTCGGCCTCGGTCGCGGCGCAGAGCTTGGGATCGACGCCCATGAGAAGGCCGTTGTAGCGCCAGAGCTGGACGAGGTCGTCGCGCTCCTCGGGGTCGAGCTCCATGCCGAGCCCGCGCAGGCCCTCGATGAAGACCGCGGAGAAGAGCACGTTTGTCCCGGCCATGTACGCCTGGTTGACGGGGATGCCCCAGCGGTCGACGGGCCAGGTGCCGCGCTGCAGGAGCAGCCGGCGGATCTGGGCGTGCATGAGCCTGACGCGGATCGTGATCTTGAAGCCCTCGGAGAAGCGCCGCAGCCCGCTCGGGCGGCACGTCTCGACGACGAAGCGCGCGGTCTCGGTGAGCCTGCGGAAGGCGCGCGCCATCAGGCGGCCCGAGGCGACGAGGGGCTTGTTGCCGTCGGGCGACGCATAGGAGAGCGGCAGCGAATAACAGGCGAGGACGAGCGCGCCGAGGGGGCCCGTGCGCAAGAGGGCGGCGCCGCCGCGATCGAGCCGCTCCCAATCGACCCAGAGCGGGACCTCGTCGAGCTGCCGAAAGAACTGCACGAGCGCGCGCGGCGGTCTCCGGACGCTGCCGATGCCCTCGTCGAGGGCCTGCTTGAGCATGCGGTTGGCCTGCCCCGCGCGCAGCTCGTTCAGCGTGGCCACCAGCTCGTCGGCCTGGGGATCGCCGCGCATGAGGAATGGGCCGAACGAGTCGACGGCCTCGCCGAACCGGGCCCGCGCCCTGTCGCGAGCGACGTACCACGAAGGCACGCGCGGGATGCCTGCCGCCGCCGCTTCGGCGGACGCGTCGGGGTGCAACCTCGGGCTCTCGGTGCTCATGGGAATGCTTGACAAAACCAGGGTCTCGTGATTGCCGCCCCGATGGGCCCCGTCACCGCGGCGTGCGCGGCGGATTCCGCTGCGAGTCCGACTCCGACGAGGGCGGCTTCAAGCTGTTCCGCACCGCGCGATGGTACGCGAGGTTGAATTCCTGCCGGTCGGTGTAGACCGTGAGCATGCCCCCGAGCGCGAGGTTGGCGATGGATACACCCATGCTGACAATC includes:
- a CDS encoding oxygenase MpaB family protein — encoded protein: MSTESPRLHPDASAEAAAAGIPRVPSWYVARDRARARFGEAVDSFGPFLMRGDPQADELVATLNELRAGQANRMLKQALDEGIGSVRRPPRALVQFFRQLDEVPLWVDWERLDRGGAALLRTGPLGALVLACYSLPLSYASPDGNKPLVASGRLMARAFRRLTETARFVVETCRPSGLRRFSEGFKITIRVRLMHAQIRRLLLQRGTWPVDRWGIPVNQAYMAGTNVLFSAVFIEGLRGLGMELDPEERDDLVQLWRYNGLLMGVDPKLCAATEAEGLRLIRLTHAILEPPDDDARALIRALMEVPLQAARTPAEQAVARKAVDLLYAVSRYLVGDELADALDYPRTPWRLAVGPLRATNATMNALRRSVTSSREPLYRFGLFAWERLIEQGLAGIPAAFDFRGASVGQHGGAHAQ